In one Merismopedia glauca CCAP 1448/3 genomic region, the following are encoded:
- a CDS encoding GTPase domain-containing protein: MSQTIRVLVFGTTGTGKTSLCNALTGENQKVSNDALGVTFKSYTYEEVEISEGKSLIITDTVGLNESARGSVPSRDAVKALIKLLQDSKEGYNLLIQSFRIPRITQAEENNYEFFVKTISGSKIPTILVASGCENLEPMSKWKEENGNTFERMGLEYKDIICSCFASGGRLASVYDELRDESRQAVIEAIEAYATVEPVKLYTTMESFMILLKRSWNWLAGWLGVDKLMFQLNEPLIQLLIRIGFSREEATLLLGEVGVPTSK; encoded by the coding sequence ATGTCACAAACCATCCGTGTACTTGTTTTTGGAACTACTGGCACTGGCAAAACAAGTTTGTGTAACGCACTAACGGGAGAGAATCAAAAAGTTAGCAATGATGCTTTAGGTGTTACATTTAAGTCCTATACTTACGAAGAAGTTGAAATTTCTGAAGGTAAGTCTTTAATTATTACAGATACTGTTGGTCTTAATGAATCAGCGCGTGGAAGTGTGCCATCAAGAGATGCAGTCAAAGCACTTATTAAGCTTCTTCAAGATTCCAAGGAAGGGTATAACTTATTGATTCAATCATTTCGTATTCCTCGCATTACTCAAGCCGAGGAAAATAACTATGAGTTTTTTGTGAAGACTATATCAGGCTCTAAAATTCCTACAATTTTAGTTGCTTCAGGTTGTGAGAATTTAGAACCCATGTCTAAATGGAAAGAAGAGAACGGAAATACTTTTGAAAGAATGGGTTTGGAATATAAAGATATTATCTGTAGTTGTTTTGCAAGTGGTGGACGGCTTGCATCGGTATACGATGAATTGAGAGATGAATCTCGTCAGGCAGTGATTGAGGCGATTGAAGCTTATGCAACAGTGGAACCAGTCAAGTTGTACACGACTATGGAATCATTTATGATACTCTTGAAAAGATCTTGGAATTGGCTTGCTGGATGGTTAGGTGTAGATAAGCTTATGTTTCAACTTAACGAACCCCTGATACAGTTATTAATTCGTATAGGGTTTTCGCGGGAAGAGGCAACACTTTTATTGGGTGAAGTTGGAGTGCCAACCTCAAAATAA
- a CDS encoding PRC-barrel domain-containing protein: protein MTSENIRYRADIINTQVITNDNAKRLGVVKDLLVDIDRREVVALGLRDNLLSVAGMPRYMVVESIRQWGDVILVDNEDAIEDIDVDAYSSLINSEVITETGEMLGKVRGFKFDVETGKLTSIIIATLGLPQIPDRVLSTYELSIEEVVSSGPNRLIVFEGAEERLMQLTVGFLERIGIGKPPWERDDEDGYYTPQVRPDNQLGPGAPIRQQVSPPPRRSQTPVKQKSWDEDDYEEQPLQPLPRRQREADYYEEEYAEDNWSEATNTTRKPRYQQAPYPQPPEPVQKAPQPQANPPKDEDDYRYDDDVEGDLWAEQNEPAAYKPQKLNITDKTKQPEYEEEELY, encoded by the coding sequence ATGACATCAGAAAATATCCGTTACCGCGCCGACATCATTAACACTCAAGTGATTACCAACGACAACGCCAAGCGCTTGGGAGTGGTGAAAGACTTACTTGTAGACATAGATCGGCGGGAGGTTGTCGCTCTCGGTTTGCGAGACAACCTGCTGTCTGTCGCGGGAATGCCTCGCTATATGGTAGTCGAAAGCATTCGGCAGTGGGGCGACGTGATTTTAGTCGATAATGAAGATGCTATAGAAGATATTGACGTAGATGCTTATAGTAGCTTAATAAACAGCGAAGTTATTACCGAAACCGGAGAAATGCTCGGTAAAGTTCGCGGTTTCAAGTTTGATGTGGAAACCGGAAAACTCACCTCCATCATCATTGCTACCCTAGGACTACCCCAAATTCCAGATCGCGTCCTCAGTACCTACGAACTATCCATCGAAGAAGTCGTCAGTAGTGGTCCCAATCGCCTGATTGTGTTTGAAGGCGCAGAAGAGCGCTTAATGCAGCTTACCGTCGGCTTCTTAGAACGCATCGGTATCGGTAAACCTCCTTGGGAAAGAGACGATGAAGATGGCTACTATACACCCCAAGTTAGACCAGATAATCAATTAGGCCCTGGTGCGCCGATCCGTCAGCAAGTTTCCCCACCACCACGACGCAGCCAAACCCCTGTCAAACAAAAATCCTGGGATGAGGACGATTACGAAGAGCAACCCCTCCAACCCCTGCCCCGCCGTCAGCGTGAAGCTGATTACTACGAAGAAGAGTATGCAGAAGATAATTGGAGTGAAGCGACGAATACTACTCGCAAACCCCGCTATCAACAAGCTCCTTACCCCCAACCCCCAGAACCAGTCCAAAAAGCACCTCAACCCCAAGCTAACCCCCCCAAAGATGAAGATGACTATCGCTATGATGACGATGTAGAAGGAGATTTGTGGGCAGAACAGAATGAACCAGCCGCCTATAAGCCTCAAAAGCTGAATATTACTGATAAAACCAAACAACCAGAGTACGAAGAAGAAGAACTTTATTAA
- a CDS encoding DUF1517 domain-containing protein encodes MRFKIFSHWKPVLKSLLALTLVFTLILGNAHSAFAARSGGRIGGGSFRAPSRTYTAPSSGYRQPGGYYPGGGYYPGGGFGFPFLFPLFGFGGGFGGLFSILIVIAIANFLVRSFRNINGGEDFGSLESGNPKVSVAKVQVGLLSQARGLQSELNELALSADTSSPVGQAQVLQEATLALLRHPEYWVYGDAEAQSTPLALAEAKFNQLALAERSKFSQETLSNYNNQLRQASPQAALTGEGESELLKPSGEYLVVTIVAGFQGDIKLPKINSSEDLSQTLRQIGSMSSDRLLGVEVLWTPQAEGDTLTTDDIIANYPELKLV; translated from the coding sequence ATGCGTTTTAAAATATTCTCTCATTGGAAACCAGTTTTAAAGTCTTTACTGGCATTAACCCTAGTTTTCACCTTAATATTAGGAAATGCTCATAGCGCCTTTGCCGCTCGCAGTGGTGGGCGGATTGGTGGAGGTTCTTTCCGCGCTCCTTCTCGCACCTATACTGCTCCTAGTTCTGGCTACAGACAACCAGGTGGTTACTATCCAGGTGGGGGATACTACCCAGGTGGCGGATTTGGTTTTCCGTTCCTTTTCCCCCTATTTGGATTCGGTGGCGGATTTGGCGGATTATTTAGCATCTTAATTGTAATTGCGATCGCCAATTTCCTCGTCCGCAGTTTCCGCAATATCAATGGTGGTGAAGATTTCGGCTCTTTGGAATCTGGTAATCCTAAAGTCTCTGTTGCTAAAGTACAAGTAGGTTTACTCTCCCAAGCTCGTGGCTTACAATCAGAACTAAATGAATTGGCTCTCAGCGCTGATACCAGTTCTCCAGTAGGACAAGCCCAAGTTTTACAAGAAGCTACCTTAGCCCTCCTGCGTCATCCAGAATACTGGGTGTATGGAGATGCTGAGGCTCAATCAACTCCTTTAGCCCTAGCAGAAGCTAAATTTAATCAATTAGCCCTAGCAGAACGCAGTAAATTCTCCCAAGAAACCCTATCTAACTACAATAACCAACTGCGTCAAGCTTCACCTCAAGCTGCTTTGACAGGTGAGGGTGAAAGTGAATTACTCAAACCATCTGGAGAGTACCTTGTTGTCACCATTGTGGCTGGTTTCCAAGGGGATATCAAACTACCAAAAATCAATAGCAGTGAAGATCTCAGTCAAACCTTGCGTCAGATTGGTAGTATGTCTAGCGATCGCTTGTTGGGTGTAGAAGTACTTTGGACTCCTCAAGCTGAAGGCGATACCCTCACCACTGATGATATCATCGCCAATTACCCCGAACTCAAACTTGTATAG
- a CDS encoding glycosyltransferase, which translates to MQILTAHNYYQIRGGEDESYTAEKKLLQTMGHQVEAYEEHNDRISSLSSLQLAQTSIWSSEVYHHLKQQFQATKYDLVHVQNFFPLISPSLYYAAKEAGIPVVQTLRNYRLLCPNALFFRNGKVCEDCIGQFVPISGIIHGCYRESQLATAGVAAMLSVHRGLQTWTKMVDAYITLTEFAKQKLVQGGLPAAKIQVKPNFLSPDPGMGTGSGGYALYVGRLSVEKGVDTLLEAWKGLAGHIPLKIIGDGPLAESVHLAAAQMPQVEVLGRLPPSQVYELMGEAMMVIFPSKWYETFGRVAVEAFAKGTPVIGANIGAIAELIDHRRTGLLFEPGNDEDLMTQVEWLLDRSQTWQEMRQHARLEYETKYTAEVNYQQMMEIYHSVCS; encoded by the coding sequence ATGCAAATCCTGACAGCCCATAATTACTATCAAATTCGTGGTGGTGAAGATGAATCATATACAGCCGAGAAAAAACTGTTGCAAACTATGGGTCATCAGGTAGAAGCTTATGAAGAACACAACGATCGCATCTCCAGTTTATCTAGTTTGCAACTAGCCCAAACCAGCATTTGGTCTAGCGAGGTTTATCACCACCTCAAACAACAGTTCCAAGCCACCAAATATGACCTAGTTCACGTCCAAAACTTTTTTCCGTTAATTTCCCCATCCCTCTACTATGCAGCTAAAGAAGCGGGGATTCCGGTTGTCCAAACTTTGCGAAATTATCGTCTTTTATGCCCAAATGCTTTGTTTTTCCGAAATGGAAAGGTTTGTGAAGATTGTATCGGTCAATTTGTGCCCATTTCTGGGATAATTCACGGCTGTTATCGAGAAAGCCAGTTGGCGACTGCGGGGGTTGCGGCGATGCTAAGCGTACATCGAGGACTACAAACTTGGACAAAGATGGTTGATGCCTATATTACTTTGACCGAATTTGCCAAACAAAAGTTGGTTCAAGGAGGGTTACCAGCCGCCAAAATCCAAGTTAAGCCTAATTTTCTCTCTCCCGATCCAGGAATGGGAACAGGAAGCGGAGGATATGCTTTATATGTGGGTAGATTGTCAGTTGAGAAAGGTGTAGATACTCTTCTAGAGGCTTGGAAAGGATTAGCAGGTCACATACCCTTAAAAATTATTGGAGATGGTCCCTTAGCTGAATCAGTACACCTAGCTGCGGCTCAAATGCCTCAAGTCGAGGTTTTAGGACGTTTACCTCCATCCCAAGTGTATGAGTTAATGGGAGAGGCAATGATGGTGATTTTTCCTTCCAAGTGGTATGAAACCTTTGGGCGAGTGGCGGTGGAAGCATTTGCGAAAGGAACCCCAGTGATTGGTGCTAATATTGGGGCGATCGCAGAACTTATAGACCACAGGCGTACTGGACTTTTGTTTGAACCAGGAAATGATGAGGACTTAATGACTCAAGTAGAATGGCTACTAGATCGCTCACAAACCTGGCAAGAAATGCGACAACACGCCAGACTAGAGTATGAAACTAAGTATACAGCCGAGGTAAACTACCAACAAATGATGGAAATTTACCATTCTGTTTGTTCTTGA
- a CDS encoding Uma2 family endonuclease, translating into MLNYQPQLYYPSSEELPDSDDTPVDNELQDLMPGMLKAILAMLWADRRDWFFGVDMGIYYDPNRPAIVPDGFLSLGVERVFDEELRLSYAIWEENVVPNLVLEVVSQTYRGEYSDKKNQYAQLGVKYYVIYSSRRRRKPHLEVHQLVNGSYVLLEGNPVWLSEIGLGIGTQRGIYQGIEREWLYWYNQQGQRCLTPEELAQQEQLRRQEAEQLVQQEQQYRQEAEQLVREEQQRRQQAEERLQILQAQLRSLGIEPEINLNDEG; encoded by the coding sequence ATGTTGAATTATCAACCTCAGCTATACTACCCTTCTTCTGAAGAGCTACCCGACTCAGACGATACTCCTGTGGATAATGAACTGCAAGATTTGATGCCTGGAATGCTGAAGGCGATTCTCGCTATGTTGTGGGCAGATCGCCGAGATTGGTTTTTTGGGGTGGACATGGGAATCTACTACGATCCCAATCGACCTGCCATAGTCCCAGATGGATTTTTAAGCTTGGGAGTCGAGAGGGTTTTTGATGAAGAATTGCGCTTGAGTTACGCCATTTGGGAAGAGAATGTCGTCCCCAATTTAGTGCTGGAAGTCGTCTCGCAAACTTATCGAGGAGAGTATAGCGACAAAAAAAACCAGTATGCTCAATTAGGCGTGAAGTACTATGTCATTTATTCTTCTCGTCGTCGCCGGAAACCACATTTAGAAGTACATCAATTAGTAAATGGTAGCTATGTATTGCTCGAAGGCAATCCAGTTTGGTTATCAGAAATTGGTTTAGGAATTGGGACGCAACGAGGTATTTATCAGGGAATCGAGCGGGAGTGGCTGTATTGGTATAACCAGCAAGGACAAAGATGTCTCACGCCAGAAGAACTTGCTCAGCAGGAGCAGCTACGCCGCCAGGAAGCTGAGCAATTGGTACAGCAGGAGCAGCAATACCGCCAAGAAGCCGAGCAATTGGTACGGGAGGAACAGCAACGCCGTCAACAAGCTGAGGAAAGGTTACAAATATTGCAGGCTCAGTTGCGTTCTTTGGGCATTGAGCCAGAAATTAATCTCAATGATGAAGGTTGA
- a CDS encoding UPF0175 family protein, with translation MSIIVPDEVLTATRMTEAEMRQEIAIMLFQKEKLTLAQASRFAGIHRVAFQHLLASRHISVHYGIDDFEQDIKNLREMGRL, from the coding sequence ATGAGCATTATCGTTCCTGACGAAGTTTTAACCGCAACTCGCATGACTGAAGCTGAAATGCGTCAGGAAATTGCTATTATGCTCTTCCAAAAAGAAAAATTAACCTTGGCTCAAGCGAGTCGATTCGCAGGTATACACCGAGTTGCTTTTCAACACTTATTAGCTAGCCGTCACATTTCAGTGCATTATGGTATAGACGATTTTGAGCAAGATATTAAGAACTTACGGGAGATGGGCAGGCTGTGA
- a CDS encoding element excision factor XisH family protein: MPAKDLFHNAVRCGLGKEGWRITNLSASFDSESRGKTAS; this comes from the coding sequence ATGCCAGCCAAAGATCTATTTCACAATGCAGTCAGATGTGGACTAGGAAAAGAAGGTTGGCGGATTACCAATCTTTCAGCAAGCTTTGATTCAGAAAGTCGTGGCAAGACAGCAAGTTAA
- a CDS encoding papain fold toxin domain-containing protein → MADQKSNEEIYKQVTKIVSGFGIFQCAECAEAVKIWLRQNRINYTHLKLTIIGRGNFILSERWDGSKNSITQNGTHYGVEVCGKVFDNLSATGLSRKDWINDFTCPSGRFNIEEIEKLEFI, encoded by the coding sequence ATGGCTGACCAAAAGTCTAACGAAGAGATTTACAAACAAGTAACCAAAATAGTTTCAGGGTTTGGAATATTTCAATGTGCTGAGTGTGCTGAAGCAGTTAAAATATGGTTAAGGCAAAATAGAATTAACTACACTCATTTAAAGCTGACAATAATAGGTCGCGGCAACTTCATTTTGAGTGAGAGATGGGATGGTAGTAAAAACTCAATTACTCAAAACGGAACTCATTATGGAGTTGAAGTTTGTGGGAAAGTTTTTGATAATTTATCTGCTACAGGTTTATCTAGAAAAGATTGGATTAATGACTTCACTTGTCCAAGTGGTAGGTTTAATATTGAAGAAATAGAAAAACTTGAATTTATCTAA
- a CDS encoding XisH family protein, with amino-acid sequence MPAKDLFHNAVRCGLEKEGWRITNDPLHLRVGKIDMYVDLGAEKVLAAEKGNRKIAVEIKSFLRTSTITEFYLALGQFIPYQIALEELEPDRVLYLAIPEDVYELFFQQAFIQKVVTRQQVKLIVYNSDRQEIRQWIN; translated from the coding sequence ATGCCAGCCAAAGATCTATTTCACAATGCAGTCAGATGTGGACTAGAAAAAGAAGGTTGGCGGATTACCAACGATCCACTTCACTTGCGGGTTGGTAAAATTGATATGTATGTAGATTTAGGTGCAGAAAAAGTTTTAGCTGCCGAGAAGGGAAATCGGAAAATTGCGGTTGAAATCAAAAGCTTTTTGAGAACTTCAACTATCACAGAATTTTATCTAGCTTTAGGACAATTTATTCCTTATCAAATAGCGCTAGAAGAGTTGGAACCAGATAGAGTCTTATATTTAGCAATTCCTGAAGATGTTTACGAACTTTTCTTTCAACAAGCTTTTATTCAAAAAGTTGTGACAAGACAGCAAGTTAAATTAATAGTTTATAACAGTGATCGCCAGGAGATTAGACAATGGATAAATTAG
- a CDS encoding XisI protein yields MDKLAFYRQCVVDLLTKYASYNSSDSGVETQLIFDRERDRYLLAYAGWEKNLRVYGVAIHIDIKNGKVWLQHNGTEGEIGEELAEMGIPYEDIVVGFHSPSKRQFTAYAVG; encoded by the coding sequence ATGGATAAATTAGCTTTTTATCGCCAATGCGTGGTAGATTTATTGACTAAATATGCCAGTTACAATTCTTCTGATTCAGGTGTAGAGACTCAGCTAATCTTTGACCGAGAACGGGATCGTTATCTACTAGCTTATGCTGGTTGGGAAAAGAATTTGAGAGTTTATGGTGTTGCCATTCATATAGATATCAAAAATGGTAAAGTATGGCTTCAGCATAATGGAACTGAAGGTGAAATTGGCGAAGAATTAGCAGAGATGGGGATACCCTATGAAGATATAGTAGTGGGTTTCCACTCTCCTTCTAAGCGTCAGTTTACTGCTTATGCAGTAGGTTAA
- a CDS encoding toxin-antitoxin system HicB family antitoxin has product MTDVSFRLPNSLYKSLQILAQQDGISIDRFIATAVAEKIAALTTEKYLEDLAQQGSRTAYDAILAKVPDVEPEPYDRLPLP; this is encoded by the coding sequence ATGACTGATGTAAGCTTTCGCCTTCCTAACTCACTCTACAAAAGCTTACAAATACTGGCTCAACAGGACGGAATCTCAATAGATCGGTTTATTGCAACGGCGGTAGCAGAGAAAATTGCCGCATTGACAACTGAGAAGTATTTAGAAGATTTGGCACAGCAAGGAAGTCGAACAGCCTATGATGCTATTTTGGCAAAGGTGCCCGATGTCGAGCCAGAACCATACGATCGCTTACCATTACCGTAG
- a CDS encoding putative toxin-antitoxin system toxin component, PIN family has translation MSIPQIVLDTNVLVAGLRSRRGSSFQILSLVGTGKFDIHLSIPLVLEYQEVLHRELPNLYITAEDIENLVAFHCSVATRHQIFFLWRPYLPDPKDDMVLELAVKARCDSIVTYNTRDFVGLERFGLTAIGPVELLRIIGVLS, from the coding sequence ATGTCAATTCCACAAATTGTTCTAGACACAAATGTTCTTGTTGCTGGATTGCGATCGAGGCGCGGTAGTTCTTTTCAGATATTGTCGTTAGTAGGAACAGGAAAATTTGACATTCATCTATCCATTCCACTAGTGCTAGAGTACCAAGAGGTTTTGCACCGCGAACTACCAAATCTCTACATTACAGCCGAAGATATTGAAAACTTAGTGGCGTTTCACTGCTCTGTAGCCACTCGTCACCAGATTTTCTTTTTATGGCGACCTTATTTACCCGATCCCAAGGACGATATGGTGCTAGAGTTAGCAGTTAAAGCTAGATGCGATAGCATAGTAACATACAATACCCGCGATTTTGTAGGGCTTGAACGATTTGGGCTGACTGCGATAGGTCCAGTTGAACTTCTGAGAATAATTGGAGTTTTATCATGA
- the ureC gene encoding urease subunit alpha: protein MSYRMDRRAYAETYGPTVGDRIRLADTELFIEIERDFTTYGDEVKFGGGKVIRDGMGQSPISNADGAVDLVITNAVILDWWGVVKADIGIKDGKIYKIGKAGNPYIQDNVDIIIGPGTEALAGEGMILTAGGIDSHIHFICPQQIEVAIASGITTMIGGGTGPATGTNATTCTPGPWNIYRMLQAADAFPVNLGFLGKGNTSQPQGLVEQVEAGVMGLKLHEDWGTNPATIDTCLSLADEYDVQVAIHTDTLNEAGFVEDTIAAFKNRVIHTYHTEGAGGGHAPDIIKVCGESNVLPSSTNPTRPYTLNTLDEHLDMLMVCHHLDPAIPEDVAFAESRIRRETIAAEDILHDLGAFSMISSDSQAMGRVGEVIIRTWQTAHKMKVQRGNLSPTPLLQGEGQKADNFRAKRYIAKYTINPAITHGISAYVGSVEEGKLADLCLWKPAFFGVKPEIVVKGGLIAYAQMGDANASIPTPQPVHMRPMFASFGGAVANTSLTFVSQAALKSGIPEQLKLQKRAVSVSGTRDISKRDLKLNDALPRMEVNPETYEVRADGELLICEPATVLPMAQRYFLF, encoded by the coding sequence ATGAGTTATAGAATGGATCGGCGTGCCTATGCAGAAACCTATGGACCTACGGTAGGCGATCGCATTCGCCTTGCAGATACCGAACTCTTCATTGAAATCGAACGAGATTTCACTACCTATGGCGATGAAGTGAAGTTTGGTGGTGGTAAAGTAATTAGAGATGGTATGGGACAATCGCCCATTTCTAATGCCGATGGCGCAGTGGATTTAGTTATTACTAATGCTGTAATTCTGGATTGGTGGGGTGTAGTTAAAGCCGATATTGGGATTAAAGACGGGAAAATATATAAGATTGGGAAGGCTGGAAATCCCTATATTCAAGATAATGTAGATATTATTATTGGTCCTGGAACCGAAGCTTTAGCAGGGGAAGGGATGATTTTAACTGCTGGGGGAATCGACAGCCATATTCACTTTATTTGCCCCCAACAGATAGAAGTTGCGATCGCATCCGGTATCACTACTATGATAGGTGGTGGGACTGGCCCTGCTACTGGGACTAATGCTACCACTTGCACCCCAGGTCCTTGGAATATATACCGAATGTTGCAAGCTGCTGATGCATTTCCCGTGAATTTGGGCTTTTTGGGTAAGGGAAATACTAGCCAACCCCAAGGTTTGGTAGAACAAGTTGAAGCAGGGGTGATGGGGTTGAAACTCCATGAAGATTGGGGCACTAATCCGGCGACAATTGATACTTGTTTGAGTCTAGCTGATGAATATGATGTGCAAGTAGCGATTCACACAGATACTCTCAATGAAGCTGGATTTGTCGAAGATACCATCGCCGCGTTCAAAAATCGCGTCATCCACACTTATCATACCGAAGGCGCAGGAGGAGGACACGCACCGGATATTATCAAAGTATGCGGGGAAAGTAACGTTTTACCTTCTTCTACCAATCCAACTCGTCCTTATACTCTGAATACCTTAGACGAACACCTCGATATGTTGATGGTGTGTCATCACCTCGATCCAGCGATTCCTGAAGATGTAGCCTTTGCTGAATCAAGGATCAGAAGGGAAACAATTGCGGCTGAAGATATTTTACACGATTTAGGCGCATTCAGTATGATTTCCTCAGATTCCCAAGCTATGGGTAGAGTCGGTGAAGTAATTATCCGCACTTGGCAAACTGCCCATAAAATGAAGGTGCAAAGGGGAAACCTCTCCCCAACCCCTCTGCTGCAAGGAGAGGGGCAAAAAGCAGATAACTTTCGGGCAAAAAGGTATATTGCCAAATATACGATTAATCCCGCCATTACTCACGGAATATCAGCTTATGTCGGTTCTGTAGAAGAGGGAAAACTGGCAGATTTATGCTTGTGGAAACCAGCGTTTTTTGGGGTAAAACCAGAGATTGTAGTAAAAGGCGGGTTAATAGCTTATGCTCAAATGGGAGATGCTAACGCCAGCATTCCCACACCTCAACCCGTGCATATGCGTCCGATGTTTGCTAGTTTTGGAGGTGCAGTTGCAAATACTTCTCTAACTTTTGTTTCTCAAGCAGCTTTGAAAAGCGGAATTCCAGAACAATTAAAGTTACAAAAAAGGGCAGTTTCTGTGTCTGGAACTCGCGATATTAGCAAGAGAGATTTAAAATTAAATGATGCTTTACCTCGTATGGAAGTAAATCCAGAAACTTACGAAGTAAGGGCAGATGGCGAGTTATTAATTTGCGAACCAGCGACGGTTTTACCTATGGCTCAAAGGTACTTTTTATTTTAG
- a CDS encoding COP23 domain-containing protein: protein MKFTQSQNVGKCVLIAGRFQQNYDNGSLRTIRSAKLGNESVICALRSGSDSCTEKTVLFAVPPGQDPNTIMRRLLDSNGLAAGNLVEL, encoded by the coding sequence ATTAAATTTACTCAAAGCCAAAACGTAGGGAAATGTGTGTTAATAGCAGGGCGATTTCAACAGAATTATGACAACGGTAGTTTGAGAACTATAAGAAGTGCTAAATTAGGAAATGAAAGTGTTATTTGTGCGCTTCGATCTGGAAGCGATTCGTGCACAGAAAAAACAGTTCTGTTTGCTGTCCCACCTGGTCAAGACCCTAATACAATAATGCGAAGGCTATTAGATAGCAATGGCCTTGCTGCTGGTAATTTAGTTGAACTTTAG
- a CDS encoding GNAT family N-acetyltransferase yields the protein MSFPPFAHRIELLGAEHNRSDFHSGSEPLDRYLKERATQDLKRYVATPFVLYDLEAQRIAGYYTLASTAIELIELPEAIQKKLPRYPLVPAILLGRLAMDEGYQGQGLGAFLLADALRRSLISEIAAMAVVVDAKDEKAATFYKHHRFTSFTSHPQRLYLPMTLIAKQFSSS from the coding sequence GTGAGTTTTCCGCCTTTTGCTCATAGAATAGAGTTACTGGGTGCAGAACACAATCGGTCTGATTTTCACTCTGGAAGCGAACCTCTAGATCGTTATTTAAAAGAACGCGCCACTCAAGACTTGAAACGTTATGTAGCAACTCCCTTTGTTTTGTACGATCTTGAAGCACAGAGAATTGCTGGATATTACACCTTGGCATCTACTGCGATTGAGTTGATAGAATTACCAGAGGCGATCCAAAAAAAGCTGCCTCGCTATCCTTTGGTTCCTGCCATCTTACTAGGCAGACTGGCTATGGATGAAGGTTATCAAGGGCAAGGATTGGGTGCATTTCTCCTCGCTGATGCCTTGCGACGCAGCTTAATTAGTGAAATTGCAGCAATGGCTGTTGTTGTTGATGCCAAAGACGAAAAAGCAGCGACTTTTTACAAGCACCATCGCTTTACTTCTTTTACTAGTCACCCACAACGACTATATTTACCAATGACACTAATTGCTAAGCAATTTAGTTCCAGCTAA
- a CDS encoding DUF1778 domain-containing protein, with translation MHQPKTPAISGEEKQSKSERLEARLTFEQKELLQWAADLEGRSLTDFVVSHAQSAALRTIENRTIIKLDREDSIAFVESLLNPPDLEDDDPLARAIARYQESQEIS, from the coding sequence ATGCACCAGCCAAAGACACCTGCCATTTCTGGTGAAGAAAAACAGAGTAAATCAGAGAGACTGGAAGCGCGTCTTACCTTTGAACAGAAGGAATTGTTACAGTGGGCAGCAGATCTTGAAGGTAGAAGCTTGACAGATTTCGTCGTCAGCCATGCCCAAAGCGCAGCACTGCGGACGATTGAGAATCGTACCATCATCAAGCTAGATCGAGAAGATAGTATAGCCTTTGTCGAATCGCTGCTCAATCCCCCAGATCTAGAAGATGATGACCCATTAGCACGGGCGATCGCTCGTTATCAGGAAAGTCAGGAGATATCGTGA